From a region of the Castanea sativa cultivar Marrone di Chiusa Pesio chromosome 10, ASM4071231v1 genome:
- the LOC142613055 gene encoding uncharacterized protein LOC142613055 yields MEEDRPEVDPVELALNLYRNTMTGDWGRVVEMYKQHTLSAIEARINTSEDTALHVAVSIAPEHIVKELIQLITNIWEPFLRVENKEGNTPLHVAASTGRLNICILLAAKHDRFSEVKNLVVQELFRNKAGESPLFLAAFHGNRQIFLYLHLLLMEASDKDLKSIDPAYRRNDGETALHCAIRWEYFDLAFEIIQVEPSLAYAVNELGITPLHLLARKPSVFKSGSHLGWWKSIIYYCIYVEELEHETVRKESVDLVTQGSSGEDITHRFPENYQTCIAFYQVLLKMAKSVIERCKGRNEDVENPNTQNTGQFERNESQAPRIVTKHGFLRIQYADCFNIFHLLYTIFIRVILGFGYESIRRIKQKHVYSVQIMKILVKSTKGQEANLDEFTSGLNPGQTIDRPETWANSSSALPSETELEEKKNVRGKEETPKMEKTETPLLILLPEKRKMPETAKIEIPVLVAAKDGITKMVDQIFQNFPIDTNDMSKEKTETVILLAAKNGITEMIEYILKGFPVAINYRNKDKNIVLLAAENRQTHVLKLLLEQEFVKCKLIHEVDANENNALHLAAQIGKQKPWLIPGAALQMQWEIKWYEFVKDNMPQHFCYQVNKEGMTPEVIFNETHEELVKSGGEWLNKTSESCSVVAALIATVAFASSTTIPGSINEENGIPNLESHSMLTIFAISSLVALCFSITALFSFLAILTSRYEQKDFRRDLPKKLLLGLTSLLVSITSMLISFCAGHYFMLKNKLKDKAFPVYAATCLPIVFFAIQQLPLYVDIVWAIFKKVPRSSNKAISL; encoded by the exons ATGGAAGAAGATAGGCCGGAAGTGGACCCCGTTGAGCTCGCCCTCAATTTGTACAGGAATACCATGACAGGTGATTGGGGGAGGGTTGTCGAGATGTATAAGCAACACACATTATCAGCCATTGAGGCCAGGATCAACACATCAGAGGACACAGCATTGCACGTAGCTGTCTCCATTGCGCCAGAACATATTGTTAAAGAACTTATACAACTAATTACCAACATTTGGGAGCCCTTTCTACGGGTAGAAAACAAGGAAGGGAATACTCCTTTGCATGTGGCGGCATCAACGGGGAGATTGAACATATGCATCCTCCTTGCTGCAAAGCATGACAGGTTTTCGGAGGTTAAAAATTTGGTGGTTCAAGAATTATTTCGTAACAAAGCCGGTGAGAGCCCTCTCTTCTTAGCCGCTTTTCATGGTAACAGACAAATCTTCCTTTACCTGCACTTGTTACTCATGGAAGCCTCCGACAAGGACCTTAAATCAATCGATCCTGCTTACAGAAGAAATGATGGTGAGACTGCCCTTCACTGTGCCATTAGgtgggagtattttg ATTTGGCATTTGAGATAATTCAAGTGGAACCTAGTCTTGCTTATGCTGTGAACGAGCTAGGAATCACCCCTTTGCATCTCCTAGCAAGAAAGCCTTCGGTCTTCAAAAGTGGTTCTCACCTTGGATGGTGGAAGAGCATCATATATTATT GTATATATGTTGAAGAGCTGGAGCACGAAACTGTTCGTAAAGAATCGGTTGATTTAGTCACTCAGGGGTCTTCCGGAGAAGACATTACCCACAGATTCCCAGAGAATTACCAGACATGTATTGCGTTCTATCAAGTGCTATTGAAAATGGCTAAATCCG tGATTGAAAGATGCAAAGGCCGGAATGAAGATGTAGAGAATCCCAACACACAGAATACTGGCCAATTCGAACGAAATG AATCCCAAGCTCCGAGAATAGTTACGAAGCATGGATTTCTACGGATACAATATGCGGACtgttttaacattttccatCTTTTGTACACAATATTCATCCGGGTTATTCTAGGCTTTGGATATG AGAGTATAAGGAGGATAAAACAGAAGCATGTATATTCTGTTCAAATCATGAAAATTCTTGTCAAAAGTACAAAAGGTCAAGAAGCTAACTTGGATGAATTCACAAGTGGGTTGAATCCTGGGCAAACAATCGACCGGCCGGAAACTTGGGCAAACAGTTCCAGTGCTCTTCCTTCCGAAACTGAattagaagagaaaaagaatgttAGAG GAAAGGAGGAAACGCCAAAAATGGAAAAGACAGAGACACCCTTACTTATTTTATTGCcagagaaaaggaaaatgcCTGAAACCGCAAAGATAGAGATACCCGTATTGGTTGCGGCAAAAGATGGTATCACAAAAATGGTCGatcaaatttttcaaaactttccaATTGACACTAACGACATGAGCAAAGAAAAGACAGAGACAGTCATATTGCTTGCAGCAAAAAATGGTATTACGGAAATGATTGAGTACATACTCAAAGGGTTTCCAGTGGCCATTAATTACAGgaacaaagataaaaatattgtgCTTTTGGCCGCAGAAAACAGGCAAACACATGTATTAAAACTTCTGCTCGAGCAAGAGTTTGTGAAATGTAAACTAATTCATGAAGTGGATGCGAATGAAAACAACGCATTGCATCTGGCAGCCCAGATAGGAAAGCAAAAGCCTTGGTTAATTCCTGGAGCTGCATTGCAAATGCAGTGGGAAATCAAGTGGTACGAG TTTGTAAAAGACAACATGCCGCAACACTTTTGCTATCAAGTCAACAAGGAAGGCATGACCCCAGAGGTAATCTTCAATGAAACACACGAGGAATTAGTAAAAAGTGGAGGCGAGTGGCTAAACAAAACCTCTGAATCTTGCTCAGTTGTGGCTGCTCTAATTGCAACTGTTGCCTTTGCCTCATCTACCACTATCCCGGGCAGCATCAATGAAGAAAATGGGATACCAAACCTTGAAAGCCACTCGATGCTCACCATCTTTGCCATCTCCTCACTTGTTGCTCTTTGCTTCTCCATCACTGCTTTGTTCTCGTTTCTTGCCATCCTCACTTCTCggtatgaacaaaaagattttcGTAGAGACTTGCCAAAGAAGCTTCTACTTGGCTTAACTTCTCTCCTTGTATCCATTACATCAATGTTGATTTCTTTTTGTGCTGGACATTACTTTATGCTTAAGAATAAATTGAAAGACAAGGCCTTTCCGGTATATGCAGCGACATGCTTGCCGATAGTCTTCTTTGCCATACAACAGTTACCGCTTTACGTTGATATTGTATGGGCTATTTTCAAGAAGGTGCCCCGATCAAGCAATAAGGCTATTTCTCTCTAG
- the LOC142612520 gene encoding uncharacterized protein LOC142612520, whose protein sequence is MQFLKSNVPQHFHYQLNHSGKTPEEIFYENHEKLVEEGGNWLNKTSESCSVVAALIATVAFAAPTTIPGELNQTSGTPELEKHLGLTIFAYSSLFALFFSITSLFSFLSILTAQYQQKDFSFKLPLSLMFALTMLFVSIVSMLVSFCAGHSFMLGKRLKHDTFTVYALLTCIPIIGFAIQQLPLYFDYLWAIWSKVPRSRNKKISL, encoded by the coding sequence ATGCAGTTTCTAAAAAGCAACGTGCCGCAACACTTCCATTATCAACTCAACCACAGTGGCAAGACACCAGAAGAAATCTTCTACGAAAACCATGAGAAATTAGTCGAAGAGGGAGGTAActggttaaacaaaacctctGAATCCTGCTCAGTTGTGGCTGCACTAATTGCCACTGTTGCCTTTGCTGCGCCAACCACTATCCCCGGTGAATTAAACCAAACAAGCGGGACACCAGAGCTTGAAAAACACTTGGGGCTCACCATCTTTGCCTATTCCTCGCTATTTGCCCTGTTCTTCTCCATCACTTCCTTGTTCTCGTTTCTCTCCATCCTTACTGCTCAATACCAACAGAAAGATTTCAGCTTCAAGTTACCATTAAGTCTTATGTTCGCCTTAACAATGCTCTTCGTATCCATCGTATCGATGTTGGTTTCTTTTTGTGCTGGACATTCCTTTATGCTTGGGAAGAGACTGAAACACGACACCTTTACAGTATATGCACTATTGACATGCATACCAATAATCGGTTTTGCCATACAACAGCTTCCTCTCTACTTTGATTACTTATGGGCTATTTGGAGCAAAGTGCCACGTTCGAGAAATAAGAAGATTTCTCTCTAA